The genomic region GAAAAGAAGTACTAATATACAACATACTGCACACATTTTGCTGAAACCTACAAGGGAGGTTCTCTAACCCAAAGTCTCTCTAAGACCATCTACGGTTCCTAGTTATTTAGAATGATGTACTCACTTAAGTTCTGGTTCTAATGGTATCATTAATTGGTCAACAATATGGAAGAGCAAGGTAGGAAAAATTGGAGAGGAGGATATTTGATTGTTTTGCTAGTGTTTGGAAGGAGATTAATCGGGCTGCAGTTTatctattttgtatatttatgacTCAGAATGAACTCTTAAATGGGTGCTCATATCCTTATTTTTCGCATTAGGTATTTTCTAAGCTTAAGGGCTCCAATGACTTCTTTGGAGCCCTTATTTacattatatcattttatattgtacaatacacaaacataattgtaataattataatatatagcaatatatatagctatatatatatatatatatatatatatatatcttatatttaagtattacattttttttaaatataatcatcaTTTTACTTTCCATGCTCAGAGAGGAGCAAAGAATGAATTGCAGTAACAGACCATCttacaattaaaaacaaagttgggTTAATTTTCATAGAAATGGGGGGCTTATTATGGATATATCAACATATACAAtgtcaatgtaatttttttttaaataacagaacATAAGAGGAAATAGCATTTCACCATGAGAGCCACAAGGATGTCATGGTTATAGAATTCACTGCTAACAGAGGCAGTAATGATTTAACTGGCTTACAGAACTGTTTAAGACAACCTAGAGAACAACTCAAGTGCTACTGGTTATCGTGTAATCAATGAAAAGCAGACTGATCTTTTATTAATATTACAGTAACTACTGCCTTTGGGTTAGTAAAGACCAGAAGATATTTTCAGATCTTTTCAGTTCTagtatttcatgttttaataGGTTATGAGCTGTGCTTTATTATCCTTCTTTTTGCAATtggctttgactttttttttttcatttctatcaGATCAGAAATGAACATTGAAAATTGAAAACAGAAGATGAAAATTGACTATACCTCCAAAGACAGAACCTTTCAGTGTGCGCCCAGTCAGCAGGATCATTGGATCAAAGGTAATGGTTGCTTCTTTTGCAGACACTCCAACTATAACTGTGGTGCCGTATGCAAAGTGACTTGAATTTAGGGCAGCTAACTGGGAAATGAATCACAGAGTAGATTACAGAAATACctacctgtatttttttaaagtcatttcatatatatgtgtataattacaaaaataaacgAAAAGATGTACTGAAGAAACTTTAATAACCAACGCATACCTGGTTGGGTTATTCTCCAAATAGACCTTGTTTGCTTTGTGTTTATTAATACACAGGGGACCGTTCATATTGCTAAGTTTGCCAAAGTAAAATGGCATTTCATCTACAGATTAATGTTCAGTTCCGCCACCAAgatgtatttgcttaaaatggagtctatgggagatgaccttcccatattCAGGGCTTTCTGCATAGAGGGTTTCTAGATAATCTAATCTATCTGTATTACACAAAGTAGCAACCAGTTATATTCGTGAGGAGAGTTGGTAATTGAGTATAGATGTGAGTAAGTCCCTTCTCTGGCACTAATGCAATTTTCAGTGGGTTCTATAAAAATGGGTAGGTTGTAGATCTCTTCCTCctgaataatataataatcagcaGCACAAACTCTGCAGAATAATTGATTGTTAGTGTAAAATATTCATTGTCTGTAATTGTTTATTGAtctactgaaaaaaaatagttttgggggTTAGCACCTCTACCACAGTGCCATTGATGTGTGCAAACAATACTGTAGCTTGAttcttgatcattttttttttaaatgcccaacAACTGATaattagaatttgtttttaatgctagtattaaaaaaaaaaaatgaggatttGGGATTAAGTTTAGCTACATACCATGGTCTCAATGTGGCCAACACATTCAAATGCATAGTCTACACCACCTCCAGTCTGCTCCACAATCACTTGTGCTACTGGTTTATCATAATCCTTGGGGTTTATGCATTCAGTAGCTCCTAGTTCCTTTGCTTTGTCAAATTTGTCAGGATTGACATCTACTCCAATGATGCGACCAGCCCCAGCTATCTTACATCCCATAATGACAGCAAGCCCAATACCTCCTAAACCAAATATGACACACGTCGATCCTGGGTGCACCTGTACAAAAACATGgaattatataaattaaataaaagatttgTTTACATTCACAGCTTTGCACTTTTTCAGTTCTTATATATCCTAGTTATTGCCTtgcatccaaaactgcactgcattctcaAAGCAAGGAAttataatgaatatttaaatagGCAAAATTGCGCTTTCATTACTTGAGCCAATGctctttttatacaagacagttatttatttacttttgccAACACTGATGCTGCCTAGAGTTCCACCGTTTGTAATCCACAATAACCCCTGACATTCTTCTCAATTAAGAAGGCTCCAATGCAATTTCATTAGGTGTATAACTAGCATTATAATATTACACCTCATTTCCAATTTGAAACCCAGGCCCACAATTTTATTTAGTCTTAAACAAAACCAAATTTGAACCCCTAAAGAAGAACGAAACCACAAATCACTGTTGGGTGACAGTCTCTACCCTCCTACCCCAGACTGGCACTCCTCTGCTTTAATATGCATCAGCTCAGTGTACTTTAGTGTGGAGTGTGCTGCCAGCATCTTAATGTCTTCTCCAAAGTATCATCTGCACTAAGCAGCAAGATGGTAACAAGCTCTGCGGCATTGTATATTGGATATTGAGTCTCGTGAATGAAGGTTATAGGGCCTGAGCACCTGGACCAGATACCTTTGGTTGAGCTCTATTTGATTGCTGTCCAAGTGGATGGCAAGAGAAGTCTTGCCTTCTCCTTGCCTTATTATCATGATTTTAAAAGGCTTTATTATAGCTTGTTTTAACTACACGAATGTTATGATTCATTGCGTGTAGAGctccatttattaggacaaaaaagagAACAGCCTAACATGTTTTGTGCCTAATGGGGCACATTCTCATAGGTAGCCTTAAATTAACTTAAATGACTTGTGCTAAGTAAATTGAATGCCTATTGATACAGCCTGCATTGATTTGGCAGCAGTGACACTGCTGAAACTGTGCATAACAACTTGCATAGGCTCTAACTAACAgattttatttggaaaaacaaTGCATCGTGGACACAAAATAGCCTATCTGCACACAATAACTGCACTTTTCACATTGCACTTGCTAGAATAAGCTCTATAATTGAACTTTTTCCTACAAGGAACTGGTTTTGTCTTCTGTTACTCATAGTTTAAGATATTACTACTGTAGCCCCTAACATCAAAATGGGCTACCCAAGTTTGGAGAGTTTAAACCGAATGTTATGGAGGCTGAGAATGCCACTACTATAACTAGTACTTCTTTactcatttaaaagctgtaaaatgtttaattgcaAGCAAGTTGGCCAGAGTTGCTGATTTAagcagtttatttaatatttacaaaatgACAAGGACAAGAGTACCAAGAGTATAACTACCAAAGGTCCAAGATACCCCATGGCACAATACTGCCCCCCATGTCACTCCCTGTCACGTGATATTTCAAACCATGTAGCTGATAGGAGCAGCTCTAAGTGCAAGCACAGATAACCACAATAGATATTTACCTTTGCAGTATTTAATGCAGACCCATAACCAGTGGAGAAACCACATCCAATGAGACAGGTATTTTCCAGAGATGCCCCGCCATCGATCTTAGTGACTGCCATTTCATCAACTACAGTGTATTCAGTAAAGGTGCTGGTGTTCAGGAAGTGGTAGATTTGCTTCCCTTTGCAGGTAAATCTGCTGGTGCCATCAGACATAACTCCAACCGATTTTGTCAGTCTGTTATGATACAAACATTTGAAACGAAGTTGAGGAAGGATTAAATTAAAGtgatagcaaaaataaaatacaagggCTCAAATAAGAATACTGTTGAcaacaatttatttaaattaacatttacatgTGTAATCCTGTAATGTCACTTTATAATATGCTATAGATAACTCTGATAACTACTTCACTGGAAAATTTAGATATCtgctactctaaggggcagatttactaagctcgagtgaagaattcgaatgaaaaaaatttgaatttcgaagtatttttttgggtactccgaacattgaattggtcaaaatcgattgaatcgaatgattcgaaagattcgaaataaaaatcactcgactattcgataatcgaagtactgtctctttaaaaaaaactttgacttagcctatggggaccttccccagcacttttctcagctttttttgatcgaataaaaatccttcgatcgattgcttaaaatcgttcgaatcctttgaGGTTTAGGCCCATGGCTCATCAGGTAGAAATGCCTTTACTGTTCAGGCTGCCTCttattaaatttaattaatttttgccTTGAAATTTGTACATGTGTGGGGGGTCAGCAGTCTAGAATTACACAGCCCTTTAAGCCTTCTATTGCTCATATGTAATGCACAGGACTCCCTGTGCATCTTTGCATGTTATTTTAACACATACACAAtctaaggcatttttcagtagacaCAATTATGCTTAATTACAGGGTCAATATTTTGCACTTAGCCCCTGTTAATAAATGAGGCCCTATGTCCTTTTCTTTGCTTCACTGTACGTGCCCAGTTTCCTATATTTTCTTCCTGTACCATATTCCCCTACAATCCCATCAGCATTCCTCCAACCCCCACTTTTTTTAGTGAGTTTACCTAATCATAAGGGGAGTTCTGTAAATATTCAGCAGGtaagaataatgaaaacaaaagaataatgatgGAAGCGGGGTATTAACAGAAATTTTAATCTCCCAATGTGCTGTCATACCACCAATCCAGGCCCCTCAAGGGGCAGCCCCATAGTCTTGGAAGCATTGGTCTAGAAATGTTTTCATTACAGACAGAACCAACTTTGTGATGCATCCTGTATACCTTGGTTTTCCTTGAATACCACTCCTCAGGAGTAGACACTTGTGTTGTGCAAAATACTTCACAGAAGAATGTGTGGTGGTGGTGTTTGCATCCTCAAAATATAATCTGTTCTTTCAAAATAAGGAATCAAGTTCCTGTTACAGTCACTAATAGTGAGCTAAgtcagcagtggtgtaactatagagaaatcaAAACCTGTGGTCGCAGGGGAGCCTGGGTAACAGGGAAGTATGGACGGCAGGGGTCTGATTCCTCCATAAAATTATACTGCAGCTAGAATTTCTGCATTCGAGGCAGGTGCAtgggcacacatacacacactatgcAGGGTGGCAGTGGTTGGATGTGCTAGGCTCCGTGAAGCACCGTAGTAAGCTCCACCTGGCAGGCAGAAAGGGCAATCGGCCAACCAGCATGCAGCAAGTGTGTTGCTAAGCCCCCTGAAATTTTTTGTGTAAACTTCACATCCCACAACTACCAGGATGTGGTTCCTGTGAGGTACATAATTAAATTTACCAGTGCGCAGATAACCCCACAATGGATAAAAACCAAACCAAAcgaaaacatgttttaattttgCTGTTTGTCTTATTTaggtaaagaaataaattgggaAAATTTGATCAGCACAAGCCCTCATCACTTCATTTCCAAAGctgaatgcagtgtgcaaaaagtGCAAGAATGGCCTCAGttggccattttttgcactttgcaagctGTTTGACATGTGTGGCCTGGCCTTTGGAtccagtcttaaagggatactgtcatgggaaaaaaattttttttcaaaatgaatcatttaatagtgctgctccagcagaattctgcactgaaatccatttctcaaaagagcaaactgaatattttatattcaattttgaaatctgacatggggctagacattttgtcaatttcccatctgccccaagtcatgtgacttgtgctctgataaacttcaatcactctttactgctgtactgcaagttggagtgatttcacccccctcccttgtcccccccagcagccaaacaaaagaacaatgggaacgtaaccagataacagctgcctatcacaagataacagctgtctggtagatctgagaacaacactcaatagtaaaaacccatgtcccactgagacacatacagttacattgagaaggaaaaacagcagcctgccagaaagcatttctctcctaaagtgcaggcacaagtcacatgaccaggggcagctgggaaaatgtctagccccatgtcatatttcaaaattgaatataaaaaattctgtttgctcttttgagaaatggatttcagtgctgaattctgctggagcagcactattaactgattcattttttttaaaaaaaaaattttcccatgatagtatccgtTTAACTATGTTAGTGCAGGATCCACGAAAGGGAAGCCAATGTTACTGGTGCTCTGTGTTTAAACCTCCTTCACAGTGTGGGCTTATGGGTGACCCCTATTGGTGGGAGTGTGAATATATAAGTCAACTATAAAACAAGACTAGGCTGGTGCACACAGACATATATTCATGTAAGTGTGACCTCATATTTACTGGGGTCACACTATGAAAATTTCCAGGTAAATCTCCACGCTAGGTTTGTGGAATTCAgtgacacttaaaggagaaggaaacccagtgggcgcaaaatccctcccctgtgttgcttcccctccctcctcccccctggcctaccagtcccgctgggcaaatgcccctaacttgttacttacccttctgcgcaggtccactccacagagttcacagacgccattttcttccacgcgatcttcttcctgctttgactggcatTTTGGCGCacgcacagtaggagcatttcgccggtacggatatactgcgcatgcgccaaaaatcgaaaaactttgtgacttttggcacatgcgcagtagatccgtaccggcgaaatgctcctactgcacatgcgccggtcaaagcattTTGGCGCacgcacagtaggagcatttcgccggtacggatatactgcgcatgcgccaaaaatcgaaaaactttgtgacttttggcacatgcgcagtagatccgtaccggcgaaatgctcctactgcacatgcgccggtcaaagcaggaagaagacagcttggaagaagatggcgtctgtgaactccgtagactggacctatgcagaagggtaagtaacaagtcaggggcatttgcccagcgggacaggtaggccaggggggaggagggaggggaagcaacacaggggagggggggagggtttttgcgcccactgggtttccttctcctataagtgAGAACGGTACCAAAAGTGAGTGGTTTGAAAAACCATAGTACTGGTGCTTACTTGGTTGCAATGCAGATATTGCTCCTTGGATCTTTGCAACACATACACTGTTCACACTGAGGTGCAAAAAGTGGGATGACTCTGTCCCCTAGAGAAAGAAAACATATCATAATACATATAAAGTAAAATGATTTCAGGATCTAAAGTAGAGCAACAGTctgcacatttttatattattttgataatATTTGGACATTTTTAAGTTTCAGACCTCACgtaatgcattcaagtcaatggggaAAATTCAAGAGGCAAGCAAGTTCAGGCAAAAGttgctctataaaaaatatataaaaagctgcGATGGATGATCCCTGTATTTTCCATAGCACTTTCAGAGTTACAGTAGATTTGTTTGCAGAGCCATTTTATAAGCAGTGATGTGTTACGTATTTGAAGaccatttttttacacagtataataaataggcccctctgTGTGCTACAAAGCATTGGTAGGAAGCATTTCTAGTACAAGTGTCCAAAGCTTGGtttgtgtaaaaacaaatgctctgaaaggctacaaatgtattattattattactactttttattactcatctttctattcatgccctctcctattcatattccagtctcttattcaaatcaatgcatggttgctagggtaatttggatgtTAGcaaactgaaattgcaaattgcaaactggagagctgcttaataaaaagctaaaaaaaaatgaaaaacaattgcaaatggtctcagaatatcaatctctacatcatactaaacgtaaactcaatggtgaacaacccctttaacatactaaggtatgtatatatgtatatatatatacatatatatgtatactgtacaacaaaacaataaattagtaacaaacaaggggtcattgaaataaaaagtaacaataagtacattattagaaatacaattcacataaatataaaatataattacaatacagattaagtgctcagtgtccaggagacaaaaggctagaggaccctattttgatagacaggctgggtaaagcgtggcctttttaagaataggcatTACACAGTCCtctttgaaaggagaagggaaggttccagaagctagaaaagaattgaagatgtgagtaagtagtggTGTATGCTCTGCAACAcggtgtttgagcagagaagagggcatagggtcaatggggcaagttgtgagtagggagacttcagacattgctAAGGTGAACTACTTCACAAATcacaaataagtgaatgtattgtaaccctttcttggcactaatatccagggccacactggggcgctaacagtatagatcccaagcctccgctaatTGGGAGATTTgtggggtttggataagttaaaggtgttgttcacctttcaattaacttttagtataacatacagagtgatattctgagacaatttgcaattgttttttattttttgtggtttttgagttatttagctttgtattcagcagctctacggtATGCAATACTAGCATTCTGGTTGCAAGgtttcaaattaccttagcaaccatgcactgatatgaatatgagactggaatatgaataggagaggtctgaatagaaagacgagtaataaaaattagcaataacaatacatttgtagctttaaagagcatttgttctttagatgggatcagtgacctccatttgaaagctgtcaaaaggtctaaaaaagaaaaaatgaaggccaattaaaaagttgcttagaattagcctttctataacatactaacagttaacttaaaggtaaacaaccctttaagtgcctccacctagggctagaaccagatattggtgggcttacaactccctgggaactgcagtAGCAGTGATAACTGTACACAATGTCATACATAATAAACCACACACTATTTAGAAactgtaatacagtatattgcaataagaacagtgaaataacaataacacAATTAATGTTAGGCAATATAATAATGATCAACCCTTGTATGAAAATGTTCGTTGTCACTTTCataatggtgagtgtgcacactatgGTATTCAAAGATAAATAAGTAATCCCAAAGTTGTGTGAGCAGAGTTATGTTTTGCAAAACCAAATTGATGcaccccggggtgtgtaaagCAAAGGTCTCACCAAATCCCAGTAATTGTGAAAGGAAATTAAGTCTGTGAGGCAGAGAAAAtgcagggaagcagtctggcagctttgaCCACACTGAGCTTGAAATGCAGGTGTtacagaggctgatgggaaatccacagaCCAGATCCGGTGTACGcactggcaactcactacagagCTGAAGTCCTaactatcctacagggattactaccctagcaatagctcaggcctGCTGCACTAGTCCCATTCAATATGAAGGCTTAATGGGAAGGGTTAACTcgctccctgtgctctgactatggggTTTCCTATATGGGTGACAACCCTTAGCtccctactagggttgccacctgaccggtttTGACCtgattttttgaagggctgcccaggtcaaaactgcctgccctgttttccaaattCGGAAAACTGGACGGGATTCCTTGAGATTGATGTCACAGCCCCTCCCTCTATATCATGGCCCCCCACACAATGTCACTACCCCGCCTCCCCATCCAGAggaaaggttgcaaccctactaCCAACTCAAATATATTAGCAGGAACATTCACAGGAGAGAAGGAGGAATCACAGGCTGATTCTCAGTATTTCTGTGCAGAGTCCATGCTTTTCTTGTTGCTGAAAAGGTCTGCCTTACTTTCATTTTGGCTCTAAAACCTCAGAAGCAAAGCCTTCTtcctgattggccaggctgtggctgaaaactgtctcactgcactacaagcagccatgtttttggcTGTCCCAGATTTAAAGACATGGGGCTATGCATTTAGGCAAAGGTTAAACAACACTTCCCTACAGTATGATGAGTGTAGATGTACATTTAGGGTTGAATATACTgataaatattgtataatatgtTCAAAATTAAATTATACTACTGGCTTTTCTGTTGCCTTCTGCCTTCAAGGTTCCTTGTAGGATTTAACATTCACAGTAACAGAGTAAAGAATTTAAAAAGAGGATGTGTTATTTTgtggtgcatttaaaaaaacgtttttcaCATACCTGGCTTAAGGTTCTTAACACTTTCTCCAGTGCTTTCCACAATGCCAACAGCTTCATGGCCAAGAATTATTGGGAATTTTACTTGACTCAGTTTCCCCTCAACTGCATGATCATCTGACCGGCAAATACCAGTAGCAATAATCTATAATATAAAACACATATCATATACTTACTATAAGAgatatattgcccctttaaaaatattttgaagacaTTTTATTGAAACTGTTGGATCAAAGCATCCCCAAACACAGCTTTAGAATAAGTCAAACAATCTACTAACTAATGACTAGGAATGGGTGCCCAGAGCAGTCCTGCAGCAAAAtggaatgaatgtatattggaaagttgcttaaaaatacaatttcactGTACAAAAAGGCATCTTTTGAgtccatttaaaacagttttagtgaagtgctgcatttttgccaTATTGTTATCTCAAAAGAAATACCATATCTTTCTGTGTTCCAGCATTATAAAAATACAGTGGTGTAATTAATGTCACAATGCTTATCGGAGGTCAAATTACTCATAGCATTCAATCATAtggttcaattttatttttacacaattaaTGCTCTACTTCCATGTGTAAGAGAGTAGTGAGAATCTTCATAAGGAGGATCATGGAATCTAAGTGATTAAAGAgcaggcaacttcaggcaacctTTGCTATGAGAAACCTGACTATTCTGAGAACAGCTTAAGTTGTGTCTAATATGATAAATTGAGTATGAATACTTTAACAAAGTCATAGTGGCAAATGAGAGTTCTGAACCACAAAAATTAGAAACATGTGTATCAATGCAGCCACCAAAGGATTGTTCAGAAATTAGATTTGAATCTGAATAAAAGGGTTGTATAAACGTTTTGAGAACCAGATAAGAGCCAAAAATGCCAGCAGTGTCTTGCAGAAAAGAAGCTAAACATATTTTAGatgtattgtttttttgtgaTACATTTACACTGTCACTATATATTATgtgctctatatactgtatatagcagtatACATAGAGGCTTACCTTTATGCGGACTTCCTGGGCTTTTGGGGGGGCCACTTCAACTTCCTCGATAGAGAAGGGTGCACCTTTTTCCCATGTAACAGCTGCTTTGCATTTTATCACCTTTAAAAAGAAAGTAATATTGCATTGTGCTGTTTCGCAATATGATGTATGTTTACTGTGATATTGCTGCATTTCTGCAATGACTTAAAAGATCCATAATTATACATTACCCTTTATAGTGTGTGTTGGTAAGGTGTGGTACACCACATAGGTTTCTAATAATATACCTCCAAAAGGAGCAGATGTTTTTCCCTGGACAAgctgcattttatatactgaatgggTTGTGTGAGCCAGATGCAAATATGAGGCCTTCTCCATCGATGTGTAAATATGTCTGTAAATAGTGCTACCCATAAATACTCCTTGCAAATCTGCTTGGTTTCATATAAACGAGGGCAagttgttttcttgttttttgcacatttgtcaAGAAAATGTATGtgataaaaagagaaagaagtatctctctctgtctctatcagtggcgtaactagagtgtgccgggcccccctgcactccaatccccatcctcccacccacttcctgtcccaCCTCCACCCCACCCACATCCTGCCTCCGCCCAAATTGCGTTCCCCCTCCTCGCCAGAGGTAGAGCAGCTGggaagaaggttttttttttattagctatagagaaagcagggtctgcttcctctgtatttactcgTGTTCCTTGTATTCCGATGGGTTCCCACTCCGAGTCGCAACCCCCCCCGCTGGCCCACAAgggtgtgcgcgcatgcgcacctTCTATTTGTCGTGACTTGCAGCAAGAGGAGCAGCGCAGGGAacaggactgggccagcggggccctcaagagctgggggcccaccgggttcttcCCCGgtgccctgctggcccagtctgaccctgtatatatacatatatacccagaaagctctgaaatataggATGGCCATCAACTATACTTTACATTTTGatcaataattcacatttttaaaaattatttcctttttcctctgtaacaataaaacagtaccttagttgtcccagctaagatataattaatccttattggaggcaaaacaagcccattgggtttaatgtttaaatgatttttaagcagaGTTATGGACTAGTGTTCCAGGTTATGAAAGAAAAACCttatcccaggtccagagcattctggataacaggtcccatacccagcACCGTTTCTACACCAGGAGCCGCCTGAGGGGGCTCCTGCAATGTGCCCCTCCTCTCCCCACCCAGCGCTTACCTTTCCTACAAAGGAGGGTGTCCAGGGTGTGACTAGTGTAGAGAGTGCAATTGGAAGGATCAGAATTCTCACAACCAAAGTGAATTTGACTGACTGTTGGGTTCACTTTAGGATAACTAGTATGATTGTAATGCAGGGTTACGCATTGTAGTCGCAGatcaaatcagtagcacttcctcTAGGCTTTAATTACCCTTGGAGCACAACCCAAACCACAGCTTCCCTGTATTTCAGTAGCTTATCAGAGTTATTCTACAGCAGGCCAAACATACTTGTGATGTTTGCTCATTTAATAGTAGTGTTAGGCCTTTATAATGTGCTGGTCTTGGAAATCTATCCCCTAGCAAAGAAAAGCTACAAGAGAGGTAGCCCTCTAGGGCCAATGCACCAGTACCAGCAGTTATTTTCTTTTCTACCCTCCCCCCTTTATATTGGCATTTAGTGTTATGTAAATTCTTCTGCTGAAGGCAAGCTGCAGGGAGTTAGATCCCACCAAAATAGCCCACAAATGGTTTATATGT from Xenopus laevis strain J_2021 chromosome 1S, Xenopus_laevis_v10.1, whole genome shotgun sequence harbors:
- the adh1c.S gene encoding alcohol dehydrogenase 1C (class I), gamma polypeptide S homeolog, with translation MDTAGKVIKCKAAVTWEKGAPFSIEEVEVAPPKAQEVRIKIIATGICRSDDHAVEGKLSQVKFPIILGHEAVGIVESTGESVKNLKPGDRVIPLFAPQCEQCMCCKDPRSNICIATKLTKSVGVMSDGTSRFTCKGKQIYHFLNTSTFTEYTVVDEMAVTKIDGGASLENTCLIGCGFSTGYGSALNTAKVHPGSTCVIFGLGGIGLAVIMGCKIAGAGRIIGVDVNPDKFDKAKELGATECINPKDYDKPVAQVIVEQTGGGVDYAFECVGHIETMLAALNSSHFAYGTTVIVGVSAKEATITFDPMILLTGRTLKGSVFGGWKSKSSVPQLVLDSMAKKFDLEKLVTHRLPLDKINEGFDLLHSGKSIRTILLV